One Papaver somniferum cultivar HN1 chromosome 10, ASM357369v1, whole genome shotgun sequence genomic window carries:
- the LOC113316577 gene encoding protein NUCLEAR FUSION DEFECTIVE 2 yields MKSLRHFQLFIIFSLASIAISFSLPFQVTDQLQYENSQLTSSEFSTSLETLQKRIGYEFKNINLLRRAMTHASYSGENNKALSDLGLDVIKTSIALNCLKKDIDISVRDLNRQITKVTEVNTCAIEGTRLGLQNIIRVPVKGNSSAPPVVCGGFRGLFGAIAVDTGKADDAGNVFWNVHRGISSTFAF; encoded by the exons ATGAAGTCCCTTCGTCACTTTCaactcttcatcatcttctctctAGCATCCATCGCAATTTCTTTCTCCCTTCCTTTTCAG GTTACTGATCAGCTTCAGTACGAGAACTCACAACTGACCTCATCAGAATTCTCAACTTCACTTGAAACTCTTCAAAAAAGAATCGG TTATGAGTTCAAGAACATTAATCTCCTACGAAGAGCAATGACTCATGCATCATACTCCGGAGAAAACAACAAAGCATTAAGCGATTTAGGATTAGATGTAATCAAGACTTCAATTGCTCTCAACTGTTTGAAAAAAGACATTGATATCTCTGTTAGAGATCTAAACAGGCAGATTACAAAGGTAACTGAAGTGAATACCTGTGCAATTGAAGGAACAAGGTTAGGACTACAGAATATAATTAGGGTTCCTGTGAAAGGGAATTCTTCAGCTCCACCAGTTGTTTGTGGTGGTTTTAGGGGTTTGTTTGGTGCAATTGCTGTTGATACAGGTAAAGCTGATGATGCTGGGAATGTGTTCTGGAATGTTCATCGTGGGATTTCTAGTACTTTCGCATTCTGA